AAACAATTGAGGACTATTATAAAATACTGGAATCAGATCAGCTTCCGGTTGTAAAAGGTCATATTCTCAATGAAGAAGATCTTATAATCCGAAAACATATCTTAAACTTAACTTGTGAACTTGAAACTTCCTGGAGTCCTGAATCATTATATTTCAAGGAATTACCGGAAGTTTTAATCGCTTTAAAAGAGATCGAAAACGATGAATTAATCGTAATCGAAAAGAACAAAATTAAAATTACAGAAGCCGGAAGACCATTCGTACGTAATATTTGTATGGCTTTTGATTTACATTTAAAAAGAAAATCACCGGAAACCAACTTGTTTTCGATGACAGTTTAAAAATAAGCTTAGTGGCAGTTAGGAGTTCCTTGAACAAATAAGCTCATACTAGATGGAGATAAATAAGGAATTCCTAAACCTAAGCCTCTTAAGATAAACAAAATCCCAATTATTACTGCAACATAAGGAATTGCTTTTTGGATTTTATTTCGAAAAGGCAGTTTTAATAATGAATGAATGTAAACCACAACAGTCATTAACGGAATTGTTCCTAATCCGTAAAGCAGCATATACAAAATACCAAATCCGGCACTCTGCATGGCAATAGCTCCAAATAAAGCAACATACACCATTCCGCACGGAAGAAATCCGTTTAGCAAGCCAATTGTAAAAAGAGATTTATAGCTTTTCTTTTTAAACTGGCTTCCCAAATTAGATTTTATTTTTGATATAATTCTGTAAACTGGTTTTGAAAAATTGTATTGGGCAAAAACTTTCTCCGGAATTAAGACAATAAGAATCATGGCAATACCAATAAATATTGACATTTTTTGCTGCATCCCGGCTAAAAAGAAACCGCGTCCCAGCAATCCGAAGATTAACCCAATTGTAGAATAAGCCATCAAACGGCCCAAATGATAGGTAATAATCTGTGTTACTTTCTTAGCTTCATTTTGATGATCTACCGGAAGCATCATAGCAATTGGACCGCACATTCCGACACAATGCAGACTAGTGATGAGTCCCAAAAAGAAAGCTGAAAATAACATTTTGTGTAGATTTAATTTACGTAGATAACTTCTTTAGTTAAATACTTTTTACCTTCGTACTGCCATTCCATATTAACATCCCAACGGCCTTTTATCAATTTTTTCTGAGGAATGATCAATTCAGAATTAGTTAAGGCTATTTGAGTATTAAAATCAAACTTTTTGTTTGAAGGTCTGTATAACTGAATATTTCCTTTTATTTTATCACTTTCAAATCCGGCAGGAAAAGTTACTGCCACGCCATTGTCAGTGTATTTAATAGAAGGTTTATGCTGCAAATCCTGTGCGTTTTGAATTCTCGCCATTTCTTCCTGAAAATGCGTATCATGTTTGTAATATTCTTCGACAACCAAATCATTATCGTACTTACTATTTGATTGTACTTCGAAAACAAAATATAAAATAAACGTCATAAACAATCCAAATGCAATGACAACTCCTGTACCCCAATTAAATTTCATGATAATACTATTTTAATTAAAACTTCGCGGTCCTAAGAAATTTGTACTGGTTGTTTCAAGAAGTTCTGAGCCGTTATAAACGCCAATTTTCACTTTGGTTTTATCACTTTCCAGAAGTACTTCATCAATTTCAATAAATAAAGTTCCCTGAGATATTCCTTCTTTTACAACTTTAAAATGTCTTTTCCCTACATTTTTTATTTCACCTTTTTGATCAATAAGCTCAAAATGAATATCA
This portion of the Flavobacterium gelatinilyticum genome encodes:
- a CDS encoding sulfite exporter TauE/SafE family protein produces the protein MLFSAFFLGLITSLHCVGMCGPIAMMLPVDHQNEAKKVTQIITYHLGRLMAYSTIGLIFGLLGRGFFLAGMQQKMSIFIGIAMILIVLIPEKVFAQYNFSKPVYRIISKIKSNLGSQFKKKSYKSLFTIGLLNGFLPCGMVYVALFGAIAMQSAGFGILYMLLYGLGTIPLMTVVVYIHSLLKLPFRNKIQKAIPYVAVIIGILFILRGLGLGIPYLSPSSMSLFVQGTPNCH
- a CDS encoding FixH family protein, giving the protein MKFNWGTGVVIAFGLFMTFILYFVFEVQSNSKYDNDLVVEEYYKHDTHFQEEMARIQNAQDLQHKPSIKYTDNGVAVTFPAGFESDKIKGNIQLYRPSNKKFDFNTQIALTNSELIIPQKKLIKGRWDVNMEWQYEGKKYLTKEVIYVN